The genome window GTCGCGCAAATAGTCGGTGTCGCATTTTCCATCGAACAATTCGCTGAAGTATTTGGCCTGCGTACGCTTGACGTTTTGAATGTGCCGGTCGGTCAGGAAGTGCACGCGCGTCGACTCGTTCGCGAGGAGATGATCGTAGAACCGATTCACGTGAGCCGTCGCGCGCGTCGCAGCCAAGTCTTTCAGGGCGGCCAGGCGATCGAGGTCCTCTTGCTCGATGAGCAAATATTTTCGTCGCCGTTCGCATTCGGCGGCGAGCTGCTCGCGATTGTCGCTGGCTCGCGTGCTTTGATTGGCCGCAAATAACGCATTCGTGCTCGTGCTCATGAACAACTCCCTCTCGTACCGTGGTCAAAATGCTGAAAAGAAAGCGTCTGCATGGAACATCCGAGGAGCCGAAAGGAGCACCGTTCCGTCTGCCAAAAGGCCGTCACAGATGGCTCCGCGGTCTCCGAAAGTAATGGGTAGCGATTGCACGGATTTGGCCGAATGACGTTCGACGTCGAGGACTTCGTCCGCCGCGAGGCCAATGCGTTCACCTTGGTGCTCGACGACGATGACCCAAGCAGGATCAGCGGCGTCGATGGCTGGCTCCATGAAGGCCGCGAGGTCGTGCAAACTGAGGATTTCGCCGCGAAAATGCAGAATGCCCGGCACGGACGGCGATGCACACGGGATTCGGCAAAATGAACGCAAGGGGCGCACTTCCCGCAATGCCACGAGCGGCATTGCATATTTTGCTTGTCCGCGCCGAAAAATGACCGCATCGGTGATGTCCGTCGCTTGCTCTTCCGCAGCCAGTGCATACCGCGCAGCGCGCAGCCTCAGGAGTTCGTTCTCTTCGGCGGACAAACCACCGCCCGGCGATGATTCAGGCTCCACGAATACGCGCATCGATGGTTCTCCGAAGTTGAAATGCAGTCATTCCCTCGGCATGAGCGAGCGGGGCGAGAGGATCTTCGACCGATTCGAGTGCACGGCGCGCTTCGAGATAACGCACCTCCGCAGCTTGTCGTTCACCGAGCTGGTCGAGGCACATGGCGAGCAAAAAAGGTGTAATGGGGGCTTCGGGTGCCAAGAAATAGGCCCGCCGCGCGGCTCCGAGCGCCGCGTCGCGCAAACCGCCTTCGTCGGCAATCATAGCCGAAAGCACGTACGGCTCGATTTCGAGCGGATGATCGGTCGAAAGAGATTCCAAAGTGGCCAGCGCATCGTCGCGTGCCCCTTGCGCGCACAAGCCTCGTGCAATGGCCAAGCGCTGGTTGAATCGTTCACGCACGGCTGGATCTTCGGGCGGTGGATTCGGCGGCGGCTCGGAACGACGTAACGGAACACGTTTCGGCGGCGATTCGGGACGGAGAAACGAGGGCAAACGTGGCGCCAGCGGCACCGCATTCGCCCCGAGGGTCTCGCCTGGCGGAGGTGGCGGAACGCTCCTCGCCGTAGGCACCGAAATCGTCGTGCCTGCCGCGGGTTTGCGATAATATCGCACAGGCCCTCGATGACATTCGAGGAGCGGCGTATTCGGCGAAGGCGCGGGATCGACGTAGCCGATGAACAAAATGCCCGAAGGCCGCAAACTCCGATAAAATTTCTCGATGACCTCAGCGGCGGCATCCTCGCGAAAATACAGCAAAACATTGCGGCAAAAAATGACGTCCACGTCGTGCGGGAACGGATCCACCATCAAATTGTGAACTCGAAAGTCCACGACATTCCGAATGGGTGAACGAACTTCGGCATTCACCGAATCGATATGGAGCCACGACGCCGTGGACGAAGGATCGACACCCCGCAGCGACCAATATCGGTATCGCCCCGTTTTTGCCCGCTCAATCGATCGAGGACTCACGTCCGTGCCCAAAACCCGAGCGCCCCCAGGATGCCCTGCGAGAAGCGCCGCCAAGCTATAAGCCTCTTCGCCCGTCGAACACCCGGCGCTCCAGACCGATAGCGCACGATTCGGCTCCCCCACGGAACCATCCGCTACGATTTGCGCAAGCGCCCGAAATTGGTCCGGATGGCGCATGAACATGGTTTCGCCGACGCTGCATACGGAGAGCACCCGCGAAACCGTCGCTTCATCCTCGTGCGATACGACCGCAGGAAGCATCGCCAAAAGAGATTCGACCTGCGCCGTTGGATATTTTTTCAGATCAAGACCAAAATGACGGGCGGCAAGCTCCTCGGCTGCACTCAATCGTAATGATTGCTGTCCGGGCACGTCTCCGGATTCAAGTGCTTCCGAGAACATCCACCGGCTCCATGACCGTCATGACTTCATCATCCATGCGCACGATCGTCGACGTGCGCCCGCCACCGATATTACGTACCGCAACGTGTTCGTCCGAAAGATCAATCACATCGGTCACGTCGTCCACGAGCAGCCCAACGTGCTCGACCCCGAGTCGCGCGATCACGACCACACGCGATGGGCTGAGCCGTGCGTCTGCGCCCGCCAGGTCGAATATCGGAATCATTTCGCCCCGAATGTTCGCCACCCCGCGGCATGTGCCGCCGCGAGCGCCTTCGATGGGGGAAAGCGCCATGAGCGACACCACTTCGCGAATGTCCGAAAGACGCATGATGCGCTTCCGATCTTGTATTTTCACCATCACGAAGTGCTGGGACATCGTTTTCGCCCGGTAGGCAGTGGTAGACCTCGTACGCGAGATCTGCCAACACTCATCTCATCTACACGAAACGCCTATCTTGCTCAACTGAATTTTTGGAATTCGAGCGTTCGAGGATTGCCGGTCAAACCATGTTCATGTGAAGGCAAACGGCGTGCTCTGTCGCGCAGAAGTCTCGGCCGGCGATTCCATGCCGCGGGCTTTCCCGAGCGCGCGCCAAAATGCCGTGCGCAGGGCTTCGAAGTCGGTCATCGAGAGGCGATGGCTATCTTGGACAAACCCGTTGAACCAATTCTTCGGAGCACCCTTGCGCAGCGATTCCAAGATCGCTCGCGTTCCCATTTCTTTCTCGAGCTCTCCGAAAATGACGAACTTTTTACGGAACAATTGAGCCCCGCCATCCATCGCTCGAAAAATGTCCGATTCGTCCCGATACGCCTCGCCCACGAACATGCCCATCGCCCGCAGACCTCGGCCCCTTCCAGTCACATGAAAGAAAAATGGATCTCCTTTGGCATATCGTTCGAGCTCGGCTTGACGCCGCCTTCCAAAACTTTTCGTCGCCAAACAAATGGCATAATTTTTTGGTGTGACCACGAGCAAGTGCCGGCCTGCGGCCGTGCGCCCGCGATGTTCGCCGAGCCTGCGCGACACCGCCCACGCGAGCTTCTCCTCGGCAGGTTTGTCGGGCCATTTCTCGACCGCCGCTCGATGCGTCGCACGAAGAGCTTCGTATTCGTCGAGGAACGCTTCCGCCATCGGCAGCGATAGTTCGGACCAGAAAAACTCCTCGAAGAGGCGCATGGGCCGTTCGAGCTCCTGTTCAGTAGGGTCGCCTTCGATTCGCACGTTCACCGCGACGTCGTGTTTCAGTGCTTCGGCCGTCAAATTCGACGAGCCGACGTACACCACGCGCCCGTTGGGTTTGTCGACCACATAAAGGCACGGCTGAAATCCCGCACCCAACCACGTATGGTGAATTCGGCATCGAGCTCCCGGATGGCCATCGAAAAGTCGCAAAAGCGCGGTCTCCGTGCCGTAACCATCGGTGCCCGCGAGCAGCAAGAGCTCACCGCCACGCTTGACGAAGCCCAGCAAATCGATGACCGCGAGCACGCTCGATTCGGCACGGGACACCGCGATGCACACCCTTTGTGCTCCAACCAAATCATCGGACAACCGGCTGCCCATCTCACGGCCATGACGCAAAAGCTCGATCGTCGGCATACTCGTAACTCGTTCGAGGATAGCTGCACCGCCCTACGATTGTCGAGCAAATTCAGGCCGGAGCTGGCACGGGGACAAACATTCGCATGATGGCCTTGTACCCATTTGTAAGGCGATTTAACTTGTCACGCATGGCTCGCGCGGTCTCTCGCCGAATGCTGCTCTGCACGCTTGCGAGCGTGCTCGCAGGCGTTTCGCTCCCGCATGAGGCGCATGCAGAAAAACTTTCGGTTGACGAGGAAAAAAGGCTGGCTCGCGGTGAAGTCGTCAAGCGGACGTTCGAGGTCGATTTGCCGCGGGGCGATTACATTGGCGGCCTTGGGTACGTGATCATTGCCGCCCCACCGGCCGAAATCATCGACGTACTTCTCACCCCGTCGTCGTATCTGCACATCTTTGCGCTCACCCAAGAAGCTCGACTCGCAGCGCGTGAAGGTGACGACTTCATCATCACGTTGCGACAAGGCGGTAAAAAGATTTCCGGCGAATATTCGGTTCGTGCGCGGCGCGAAACACCGTCGCTCGTTCGATTTTGGCTTGATCCATCCCGTCCCCATGACATCGACGATTGCTGGGGTTTTTTCAGGCTCGATCCCCTGCCGGGCGGGAAAACTTTGCTCACCTACGGAGCCCTTCTGCACCTCGAATTCGGCATCATGAAGTTGCTTTTCCAGGAAAAAATTCGCGGCTACGCGCTCGAGACCCCTGCTCGCCTTCGCGCCTATGTCGAGAATCGTCGCACATCGCGCACATCCGAATGATCATTTGCTCGCGGTCGTGCTATGCTGCGCCTCGTGGACCCCCGAGACTCCCTGCGCATGTCGATCCTCGTCGCCCTTGGCCTCACCAGTTGTGCCGGTGCGTCACAACCATCGTCCTCTTCGAGCGAAGCGGGGCCCGTCGTCACCATAACGCCGGGTTCTTCTTCGGCTCCGGCAACGGATCCGCACGATTCCGGTGACCCCGGCATTCCGGTGATTTCTGCCAAGACGGGCTGGGTGACCGAATCGAACGGAAGCATTCATCGAGCGACCGTCGTATCATGCGATCCCACGATCGAATTGCCTGCGTGCAAAGGCACCGAAGGGCATCAGATGTGCAAAACGGACGCTGATTGCAAGGAACATCCTTTCGGCAAATGCGTGAGCGGAGTTGGTCAAATTGGCAATTATTGCGGCTGCCGGTATTCTTGTGCCAAGGATTCCGATTGCGGCGCCGGAGAAGCCTGCGTTTGCAAAGGACTCGGTCGCGTGGGCCAGGGACATTCGGTATGTGCACCGGCGTCCTGCTACGTCGATTCCGATTGCGAAAGCAAGCAGTGTGGTTTGTCCGTGTACCACAACGGTTGTTCCGCGCGCGCGTCGCTCGTTTGCCGCTCGAAGTCCGACACTTGCAAATCCGACAATGATTGCGCGGAGCGAGGAGGGCAATGTGTGGTTGCCCGCTCCGAATCGGATGCGAAATGGGAGTGTGCCGGGCGTTCTTGCGTCATTGGCAGACCGCTCGTGGTGGACGGATCCGCGCGAGCCGCTCGGCCAGCATTACGAAGCGATTGGCTGGCTCGGCTCGAGTTCGACGTGAATGCGGTAGACGCGGAGACTCGTAGTGCTGCGACGAACCATTATGCGGCGATGGCCGCCATGGAGCATGCGTCCGTGGCGAGCTTTGCGCGTTTTTCATTGCAACTACTCGCGCTTGGAGCTCCGGCCGAGCTCGTTCAGGATGCTCATCACGCAGCGCTCGACGAAATCGAACACGCTCGCACGAGTTATGCATTGGCGTCGCTGTTTGGCAAGGAAAACATGGGTCCGGACAAGCTTCCGGCCGCCATTGCGAACATCGATGTCGGCATCGACGCATTTGTCGCGGCGCTCGTGGCGGAAGGTTGTGTGGGTGAAACGCTCGGCGCAGCGGAAGGGCGCGAGGCTGCTGAGAGGGCCGCGTTGCCTGATCTCGCGGCGGCATTGTTTACCATTGCAGAGGATGAAGAACGTCACGCGACGCTCGCTTGGCGCACCCTGAAATGGGCCCTCGAAACGTTCGGCGAGCCCGCGCGTGCGGCGGCGACGAATGCGTTTGCAAGCGCGTGCGCCGTTTACGCAGCGGATGCGCCCGTTTTGCACCATGCCGAGGAGTTTGGTATTCTCTCCGGCAAGAGCTTGGGAACTTTGCGAAGGCAGGTGGTGTCTTCGGTCGTTGCGCCTTGCGCACGGGCGCTCGGTATATCGTTCGAGCTATTGGATGCCGCATGAAACGATTCGCGAGTTTTTCCGCTCTTGCACTGACGCTTCTGGCTGGTGGTTCCGCAGCGTGGGCTGAAAATCCCGCTGAAAAGGAGGCCGAAGCGTACATGCAGACGTGGGAAGAACGCGGACGCGAGGCGTGCAAAGACAACGAGCGAGGTTGTGCGGCCGCGGGACATGCGCTGGACAGGGCCGCGGCGGCTTATGTAAAGGCCGGGCGCCTCGACAAGGCAATGGCCATTCGACGCATGATCCTCGATCCGCAATGGCACCTTGATTACACCGATTATGGTCGAGCGGCCGCGTTTGCGCTGGCGCGCAATCATCATTTGTTGACGGACTATGCGGAGGCTGCGCAACTAATGGAAACGGCGGTGCGCAGGTTTGCCAAAAGCGAAGAAGCTCCGGAAGCGCTCATGGATGCATTCGTCATGCGATTGGCGCTCGGCGAGCCCGATCGCGCATTGGAAGATTATCGGTTGTTCTCAAAAAACTATGGCGCAAAGCGCCCGGCCGAGCTTGCCAAGTTCATCTTGGCGCTTGGAACGGACCATTGGGAAAAGGGCCGGTTCAAAGACGCCGTGACGCTGCTCGAAAAACAGATGTCGGTCGTCGATTCGCGCGGCACCATCGAAACGCGCGCGTTGACGCATGCGCTGCTCGGGCGCCTCCATGCACGAGGCGGTATGGTGGCCGAAGCGGATGCGGAATTCAAGGTTGTGCTGGCGGTGTGGCAGCGCCCTGAAAACGCGATAAAGCAGCTCGATGCGCTCGGCGGGACGGAAGACGAACGACTGCGGCGGCTTGGGAAGGTGCTGACGGCGGTTGGCGAAGCCATGTTTTACTTTGCTGAAAAAGAGCGAGCCGAAGCGGATGCGATACGTTTTCCGGAATATGCGGGACCTGGCAACAAAGACAGCGTCGTCAAATTCATATCGACGCGCGTCTCCGAATGGATGAAAAAGAAACGTTTTGCGGTTGAAGCAGCGGAGCTCGAATATCAAAAAATTCTACAAATTCAACCAGCTCCGCCACCTCGCTGGGTGATTGCGTCTGCATCGCGCGTTGGACTCCTTTGGTCGACATTTGCGTCCGATTTTCGTCGTGCGCCGGTTCCGAAAGAGTGGCAATCGAACGCCCCGCTCCCCGGGACGACAGTTCCGGGCACGGAAATCAAGCGGATGTACCTCGACCAAATGTCGTCTGTATTGGAACCCGTCATGCAACGCGCCAAAGCCGCATCTCGCCTATGTGCCGATTATTCGATAAAATTTCAATATGCCGACGAGCATTCTCGATCGTGCGTGGCGTGGCTCGAAAAGAACGTGGGAGCACCGTGGATCGCGGTCACGGAATTCGCGCCGACGCCCAGGCATCACGCGCTGCCGATTTCGACGTCGCTCATTCTGCCGCAGCCGTGAATCACTGACACGCGAGCTGGCATTTCGATGCCGCGGACAAACACTGCGTTTGGCAGGCTTGCCAGCGATCGTATTCGGAGCTCGACGTCGGCTCGGCCCCGCAACCACGATTGCATTGACGTTTCGTTGCGGCGCATTTTTGCACGCAAGCATCCGATGGGACGGCTTTGTCAGGCGCAGGAGCAGGCGCGGGACGCGGTTGGGCGTCGCGGCCTGGATTGGTTTGTTGTGGCGATGGAAGAGCCGGTGCGGGCGCGTTCGGCTGGGCATCCGGTGGCTCGGCGGTCGCGTCCGACGGCTTGTCGATGCGCAACCCCGGCGGCGGAAATGCAATGCCTGCGCGCGTTCCGCATTGTGCATAGGCTGCGGAAAAAAGCGACACGTCGACGTTCGCGCCGGGTGGCAATTGCAGGTCGCAACCGCGCGCGAGGCTTTCGAGGCTTCGCTTCATGGCATCGGCGGCCATGCGAGCGGGACCCGTCGTGCGTAATGGGCGACCGGCGACGACTTCCGATGCCGCAGGTTCGGGATCCTTGCCGACGCGAACCGCCAAAAAGATGCCAATCGCAATGATCGTGAGGAGAACCATTGCTCCGGCGAGCATCGGCGCCAGTTTGCGTCCTTCGAGTCGGTTTGCAGATGTCGTTGACGAAGCAGCCGTGCCCGGCCATGCCGGCGCGAATGGATCCCGAATGACTGGTTCGGGACCTGCTGGTGGAGGTGCAGCGGGTTTCGGTGCAACTTCGGCGGGCGGAGGCACTTCCGCTTTGGGTGCAAATTCGGATGTGTTTGTCTCGGCCGGGTTTGTCTCGGCTGCTGCCGGGGCTGGTGCATTCGCGAGCGGTGCGGGCCACTCCATCAGCGGACGCGCTTCGGCAAGTTTGGCGACGAGCTGGTCGAGCGTTCCGAGCCGTTCGAAGTGGCGCACGACGTCCCGCGAGGCGTCTTGGATGCCGCGATCCCACGAGCCGATGCCGGTGGCGCCGAGGTCTTCTGCGAGGGATCGCAGGTCTTTGACGCTGAAACAGAGGGCAATGCAGCGCCGAAGCTCGTTGGGATCGTAGGTCGGTCGCGGAGCGGTCGGGTCGGACACGAGGGTGATGGTAGCGCATTTGCGCGAGGGGAGGGAAGGAGAAGTCATGGGATGAAATTCAGCTCCGAATCCGCTACCCTTCGGCCATGCCGTCCGACCAGTCACTAGAAGAGCTGCTTTCACGGGTCGATCGGGCCCTCAATGCCAAAAAAGGCGGCAAACTCCTTGCCGAGATTGCCTGGCCTCGCCGGGTCGAAGAAGAATTTTTTGATCGAGGCGAGGATCAACTGCCGAAGATCACGTATTCCGTCGACCGCGATGGGATCGAGGAGCGCATTTCGCGTCTCGCGGCCATAGAAAAAACGTTGGGCGGCGACGACGAACCCATCATGGCTTGGCTACGGTCGACGGTGAAATCGTACATCGATGGCAATCGGCTGATGCTGTCCGTGGGAACACGTCAATTTTACCAATTGTCGCGCGAAATCTACGGCGGCGCGCGATCATCTTTTTATGGATACCCGCTGCGCAACATCGACCTGGCCGATCATCTCTTTGCGCGGCTCAAGACCTACGGTTGGGACGTCGCCTCCGACCCGGAAACTCAGCCGATTTCAGCAAAAAAATTGCAAGAAAGATTGTCGGGACGAATCAAAGATCGCAAGCCATTCATGTCGGTCGACGTCGTGCTCGACGATGACATCACGGCAAAAGTCGTTGCGGGAATGAGCCGCGTGCGCATTCGCCCCGATGCAACGTTCGCCTTGTGGGAAGCCGAGGGGCTCTATCATCACGAAATCGAAACGCATGCGCTCACGGCGCACAATGGGGCCAAGCAACGCAATGCAACGTTTTTGCGATCGGGTGGTCCACGCGCGACGCGCACGCAAGAAGGGCTCGCGATGTTTGCCGAGCTCTACAATCGCGCGCTCTCGATTGACCGCATCGAACGATTGGCCTTGCGCGTAAAGCTCGTCGATATGGCCGAACAAGGCGCCAGTTTCCTCGATTTGTACCGCTATCTTTTGGAACGAGGTGCGTCGAAACGAGACGCCTATTTCGATGCTCAGCGCATTTGCCGCGGTGGGCTCGTTCAAGGAGGTGCGCCGTTTACCAAGGACGCGTGTTATTTGGCGGGCCTGCTCGAAGTGTATACATTTTTGGCAGCCGTGACGCGCGGCGGTTTTCGTGACGAGCTCGAGCTGCTCGTTTGCGGCCGCATTCACCTGGACGATATCGCGGCGCTGGCGCAATTGCGGGTCATGGGGCTTTTGGAGAGGCCCACGTTTTTGCCCGGATGGCTCGAACATTGGCGAACGCTTTTGCCATATTTTGCGTTCACTTCGTTTTTGGCGGGCATCGACATGGCGCCAGTCGAAGCGCATTATCGCGAGCTGATACGTGTTGCCGAATCCGTCAAGCCGCCTTCACGGTGATTCGACGACGGAAAATACGTAGACCGAGCCCGATTCGGTGCCTTTGTCGTCGTCGCCGTAGGCTCCAACGACGGCGAGGTCGCCATCGAGCGCCGCGGCGCAACCGAATTTATGACCGGCAATGCCATCGGGTGGAGCGTGTTTCGCTTGCTCGACCCATACGCCGTTCTTTTGGGCATACGCATAGGCGGACCCGGAAAAATCACCGCGGTCGTCGTCCCAATACGCGCCAATCGTTGCCAGATCATCCCAAATGGACACCGACGAACCGAATGCATCTCCCGCGGTTCCATCGCTTGGCAAAAGCTTCACGTCTTGCGACCATTCGCTCCCATTGCGAATGAATACGTACGCCGCACCGGAGTCCGCACCCGCAGCGTCGCTTCCGATGGCTCCAACGAGCGCCGTATCTCCGGACAATGCGACCGAATAACCGAATGTATCGCCATTCGCGCCATCGGTTGCCGAAAGCGTTGCTTGCGGTGTCCAACTCATGCCATCGGTTGCGAATACGAATGCTATGCCATTACCTTTGCCCGAACCATCGTCCCATGCACCTACGAGCGCCGTCGAATTCGATAGGGCCACCGCCGCACCGAAATACCCGGCGGCGCCTCCGGGCATGGGCACGAGCTTGGCTTGTTCGGTCCACGAGCCTCCCGCGCGTTTGAAAGCATATGCGGCGCCCGCATCCATCGCGACGTCATCGTCGGCAGGCGTCCCGACGAGCGCCACGTCTCCCGCGAGCGCCACGGCAAAACCGAATTGATCGTCCGCAGCGCCTGCGCTCGGGACCAGTTTCGCTTCGTGTTGCCAATCTTCGCCATTTCGCAAAAATACATGCGCGGCGCCCGTTGCGACGCCGTTTTCTACAGCATTGGCCGCTCCAACGATGACCGTATCGTCCGATATGGCAACGGCAATGCCGAACCAATCTCCTTCTTGACCATCGGGTGCCACCAATTTTGCTTGCTGAGACCACGAGCCATCGTCGGCGCGCACGAAAACATAGGCCGAACCCGAATCCATTCCCAGATCGTCGTCGAAAACCGCTCCCACGACGGCCGTATCACCCGAAATGGCGACCGAAGCACCGAACGAATCTTGGGCTGCACCGTCGTTCGCAACGATTTTCAGCTCGCGAGCCGCCGGCACAGGCGTTGGTTCTTCCCCACAACCGGCGAGCGCCGAAAGCGCGATGAATCCAAGACCAAGGCAAAACGATCGTCCGATGCACGTCATGAGGGGCCGTTCCTTCGTAGATGCCTCGGACGATAACACAGAGCGTGCACCGCATCACTGGATTTCGCTGCTTCCTGGGATTCAATTCGTCTACGACGACCGTCACGCCGCGACTTCGACGTAGTCGACTCGGCTCACGGGTTCGGGCGGTTCAATACCGTCCTCACGCATGCCCTCGATGTGAAATTCGATCGCTTCGCGAATTTCACGCTCCACTTCTTCGATGGTCGCACCCGTGGCAATGCAGCCTGGAAGGTCGGGAACGTACGCGGAAAAGTTGTTGCCGGCTTTCTCGATGACGATTGCGTATCGCATGGTTACGGTCACGCCG of Polyangiaceae bacterium contains these proteins:
- a CDS encoding chemotaxis protein CheW, whose amino-acid sequence is MRVFVEPESSPGGGLSAEENELLRLRAARYALAAEEQATDITDAVIFRRGQAKYAMPLVALREVRPLRSFCRIPCASPSVPGILHFRGEILSLHDLAAFMEPAIDAADPAWVIVVEHQGERIGLAADEVLDVERHSAKSVQSLPITFGDRGAICDGLLADGTVLLSAPRMFHADAFFSAF
- a CDS encoding methyltransferase domain-containing protein, whose amino-acid sequence is MFSEALESGDVPGQQSLRLSAAEELAARHFGLDLKKYPTAQVESLLAMLPAVVSHEDEATVSRVLSVCSVGETMFMRHPDQFRALAQIVADGSVGEPNRALSVWSAGCSTGEEAYSLAALLAGHPGGARVLGTDVSPRSIERAKTGRYRYWSLRGVDPSSTASWLHIDSVNAEVRSPIRNVVDFRVHNLMVDPFPHDVDVIFCRNVLLYFREDAAAEVIEKFYRSLRPSGILFIGYVDPAPSPNTPLLECHRGPVRYYRKPAAGTTISVPTARSVPPPPPGETLGANAVPLAPRLPSFLRPESPPKRVPLRRSEPPPNPPPEDPAVRERFNQRLAIARGLCAQGARDDALATLESLSTDHPLEIEPYVLSAMIADEGGLRDAALGAARRAYFLAPEAPITPFLLAMCLDQLGERQAAEVRYLEARRALESVEDPLAPLAHAEGMTAFQLRRTIDARIRGA
- a CDS encoding chemotaxis protein CheW, whose amino-acid sequence is MSQHFVMVKIQDRKRIMRLSDIREVVSLMALSPIEGARGGTCRGVANIRGEMIPIFDLAGADARLSPSRVVVIARLGVEHVGLLVDDVTDVIDLSDEHVAVRNIGGGRTSTIVRMDDEVMTVMEPVDVLGST
- a CDS encoding SRPBCC family protein: MARAVSRRMLLCTLASVLAGVSLPHEAHAEKLSVDEEKRLARGEVVKRTFEVDLPRGDYIGGLGYVIIAAPPAEIIDVLLTPSSYLHIFALTQEARLAAREGDDFIITLRQGGKKISGEYSVRARRETPSLVRFWLDPSRPHDIDDCWGFFRLDPLPGGKTLLTYGALLHLEFGIMKLLFQEKIRGYALETPARLRAYVENRRTSRTSE
- a CDS encoding ferritin-like domain-containing protein, whose amino-acid sequence is MDPRDSLRMSILVALGLTSCAGASQPSSSSSEAGPVVTITPGSSSAPATDPHDSGDPGIPVISAKTGWVTESNGSIHRATVVSCDPTIELPACKGTEGHQMCKTDADCKEHPFGKCVSGVGQIGNYCGCRYSCAKDSDCGAGEACVCKGLGRVGQGHSVCAPASCYVDSDCESKQCGLSVYHNGCSARASLVCRSKSDTCKSDNDCAERGGQCVVARSESDAKWECAGRSCVIGRPLVVDGSARAARPALRSDWLARLEFDVNAVDAETRSAATNHYAAMAAMEHASVASFARFSLQLLALGAPAELVQDAHHAALDEIEHARTSYALASLFGKENMGPDKLPAAIANIDVGIDAFVAALVAEGCVGETLGAAEGREAAERAALPDLAAALFTIAEDEERHATLAWRTLKWALETFGEPARAAATNAFASACAVYAADAPVLHHAEEFGILSGKSLGTLRRQVVSSVVAPCARALGISFELLDAA
- a CDS encoding DUF1704 domain-containing protein, coding for MPSDQSLEELLSRVDRALNAKKGGKLLAEIAWPRRVEEEFFDRGEDQLPKITYSVDRDGIEERISRLAAIEKTLGGDDEPIMAWLRSTVKSYIDGNRLMLSVGTRQFYQLSREIYGGARSSFYGYPLRNIDLADHLFARLKTYGWDVASDPETQPISAKKLQERLSGRIKDRKPFMSVDVVLDDDITAKVVAGMSRVRIRPDATFALWEAEGLYHHEIETHALTAHNGAKQRNATFLRSGGPRATRTQEGLAMFAELYNRALSIDRIERLALRVKLVDMAEQGASFLDLYRYLLERGASKRDAYFDAQRICRGGLVQGGAPFTKDACYLAGLLEVYTFLAAVTRGGFRDELELLVCGRIHLDDIAALAQLRVMGLLERPTFLPGWLEHWRTLLPYFAFTSFLAGIDMAPVEAHYRELIRVAESVKPPSR
- a CDS encoding FG-GAP repeat protein, with the protein product MTCIGRSFCLGLGFIALSALAGCGEEPTPVPAARELKIVANDGAAQDSFGASVAISGDTAVVGAVFDDDLGMDSGSAYVFVRADDGSWSQQAKLVAPDGQEGDWFGIAVAISDDTVIVGAANAVENGVATGAAHVFLRNGEDWQHEAKLVPSAGAADDQFGFAVALAGDVALVGTPADDDVAMDAGAAYAFKRAGGSWTEQAKLVPMPGGAAGYFGAAVALSNSTALVGAWDDGSGKGNGIAFVFATDGMSWTPQATLSATDGANGDTFGYSVALSGDTALVGAIGSDAAGADSGAAYVFIRNGSEWSQDVKLLPSDGTAGDAFGSSVSIWDDLATIGAYWDDDRGDFSGSAYAYAQKNGVWVEQAKHAPPDGIAGHKFGCAAALDGDLAVVGAYGDDDKGTESGSVYVFSVVESP
- a CDS encoding type II toxin-antitoxin system HicB family antitoxin; this translates as MRYAIVIEKAGNNFSAYVPDLPGCIATGATIEEVEREIREAIEFHIEGMREDGIEPPEPVSRVDYVEVAA